In the genome of Sphingopyxis sp. YF1, the window CGTCGCCGCCCGCCAGCACAATCGCCTGCGGCGTCGGGCTGGTGCCCACGCGATCGAAGAGGACGCGTGCCCCCCCCTGCCCGTTTGCGGCGACGAAGTGCACGCCAGACGGCCAGTTGCGCTGTTCGAAGGCTCGGCCCGGTAGCGGTTGCCATTCCCCCGCGATCCGCCGCTCGAACCCGTAACCCGACGGCGCGAAATTCACCGCCACGCTCCGCCCCTCAACCACCGCAACATCGCGCGCGGCGGCAAGGCGCGCGGCGAGCCGGTCGGCCTCGCTGCGCACGCTGCGCTCCTCGCCCGGGATGGTGAGCACGACCGCAGTCGCGGCGAGTCCGAGAATCGCCAGCACAACCATCAGTTCGACGAGGGTGAAGCCGTTCGGCCGCACGGGATCAGCTGTCGGCGCGGATGTCCGCATTTTCATCAGTCCCGCCGGGAGCCCCGTCGGCGCCCATTGACCACACGTCGAACGCCTTCCCGTTCGCACCGGGCGCTTGGTAGTGATAGGGGCGCCCCCACGGATCCTGTGGCAGCGTCTTGATATAGCCACCACGGCGATAGCGTTCGGGCTGGGCCAGCGCGGGAGGCGCGGTGACGAGTGCATTCAGCCCGTCGCCCGATGCAGGGTAGACCAGATTGTCGAGGCGATACTGTTCGAGCGCGGTTTCGAGCGTCGCGATGTCGGCCTTTGCCTTGGTTACCATCGCCTTGTCCTGACTCGGGAGGACGTTGATCATGACCACCGTCGCGAGCAGGCCGATGATGAAGATGACGACCATCAGTTCGGTCAGCGTGAAACCGCGCTCGTCCTTCTTGCGGCGCGTGGCGGCCGATGGGCGGGCGGGGTCGAGCATCAGGCGAAAGAAAAGCTTCATCAGCGACATTTTCAAAGTCCGGCTAGGTTCTGCAACTGGAGGATCGGCAGCAGGATGGCAAGGATGATGAGGGCGACGCACGACCCCATAACGACAATTATGACAGGTTCGAGAAGCGCCATCGAGGCGGCGGTAAAACGGTCGAACTCGCGCTCGAGATAGTCGGCAGCGCGTTCGAGCATCTGCTCGAGGCGCCCTGCGCTCTCGCCGCTCGCGGTCATGTAGACCAGCAGCGGCGGAAAGACTCCGGCATCGCGCAAGGCGGCCGACAGGCTGCCCCCCGCGCGCACCTGGTCGACGATCGCCGCGGTGGCGCCGGCAAGCGCCGCGTTGCGGATCGTCGGCACCGTCAGGCGCAGCCCCTCGACCAGTGGCAACCGGCTGGACACCATCGTCGACAGCGTACGCGCGAAACGCGCGGCGTAGAGATCGCGTAGCAGCCGCCCGAGCACGGGCAGGCGCAGCAGCCGCGCATCGACGCGCGCCTTGAATACTGGACGGCGCATCGCCGCGACCCAGCCGAAAATGCTCGCTGCGAGCAGCAAGGCGATCAGCCACCACCAGTTCGCCGCGAAGTTCGAGACGGCGATCACCGCGCGGGTCAGAAAGGGCAATTGCTGCCCGGTGTCGGTGAACTGCTCGACGACGCGCGGCACGACAAAGATCATCAGCGCCGCGACGACGCCGATCGCGACCACTGCCAGCACGATCGGATAGGCAAGCGCGGCGATCAGC includes:
- a CDS encoding GspH/FimT family pseudopilin, whose product is MRTSAPTADPVRPNGFTLVELMVVLAILGLAATAVVLTIPGEERSVRSEADRLAARLAAARDVAVVEGRSVAVNFAPSGYGFERRIAGEWQPLPGRAFEQRNWPSGVHFVAANGQGGARVLFDRVGTSPTPQAIVLAGGDAREAVRVSATGEVSRGE
- the gspG gene encoding type II secretion system major pseudopilin GspG; this encodes MSLMKLFFRLMLDPARPSAATRRKKDERGFTLTELMVVIFIIGLLATVVMINVLPSQDKAMVTKAKADIATLETALEQYRLDNLVYPASGDGLNALVTAPPALAQPERYRRGGYIKTLPQDPWGRPYHYQAPGANGKAFDVWSMGADGAPGGTDENADIRADS
- the gspF gene encoding type II secretion system inner membrane protein GspF is translated as MPDYRYVAIDPQGRERKGRLTAVNDDAAWADLVARRFHIVAVEAAGAKPAGRSLLAFRRTRLSSKDLALFTRQLATLAEVAPLEEALRTLTRQSEAESARAVIGDIHAGLLEGRRLGDAMARQPHSFPPLYRAMVAAGETTGSLTVILARLADLLERQAEVRGKLIAALAYPIVLAVVAIGVVAALMIFVVPRVVEQFTDTGQQLPFLTRAVIAVSNFAANWWWLIALLLAASIFGWVAAMRRPVFKARVDARLLRLPVLGRLLRDLYAARFARTLSTMVSSRLPLVEGLRLTVPTIRNAALAGATAAIVDQVRAGGSLSAALRDAGVFPPLLVYMTASGESAGRLEQMLERAADYLEREFDRFTAASMALLEPVIIVVMGSCVALIILAILLPILQLQNLAGL